The proteins below are encoded in one region of Hordeum vulgare subsp. vulgare chromosome 3H, MorexV3_pseudomolecules_assembly, whole genome shotgun sequence:
- the LOC123440154 gene encoding MAPK kinase substrate protein At1g80180-like: MAGLQRSSETFRRSGSSGSVWEDKQQLSASGKETAAPARMQRSGSSGGHGGYRAGHVQPALDPPSPRVAACGFCSLFGKPAPQSQHRAGGGSAKGKRR; the protein is encoded by the coding sequence ATGGCGGGGCTGCAGCGGTCGAGCGAGACGTTCCGGCGGTCGGGGTCGTCGGGGAGTGTGTGGGAGGACAAGCAGCAGCTGTCGGCGTCGGGCAAGGAGACGGCGGCCCCGGCGCGGATGCAGCGTAGCGGCTCCAGCGGGGGGCACGGCGGGTACAGGGCGGGGCACGTCCAGCCCGCGCTCGACCCGCCCTCCCCGCGCGTCGCCGCCTGCGGCTTCTGCAGCCTCTTCGGCAAGCCGGCGCCCCAAAGCCAGCACCGCGCGGGCGGCGGCAGCGCCAAGGGGAAGCGCCGGTGA